A portion of the Paenibacillus marchantiae genome contains these proteins:
- a CDS encoding Na+/H+ antiporter subunit D, which translates to MNNLVVLPILLPLITGVIALLFFRRVNIQRVVSVIGLLLTAAASTVLITQVTQSGIQTLNMGGWEPPYGIVLVADMVSALLVVAASIIALACLLYAFRSVNKEREEHHFYPFFHFLIAGVNGSFLTGDLFNLFVCFELMLISSYALIVLGGTERQLRETIKYVLINIVSSALFVASIGFLYSITGTLNMADLSNRIAEVGQSGVITLIAVLFLIVFSIKAGLFLFFWLSGSYAAPPAVVTALFAGLLTKVGLYAIVRTFTLIFYHDPDFFHALIGWMAGATMVLGVIGAISYRDVNKILIYNVIAGVGFVAFGMAAASRPALEGLLFYMLHDMLIKTLLFLLGGALIAVAGTSKLDNMGGLIHRYPLLGWMFFISALALAGIPPFSGFPGKLLLFEGGLQAGLYGLTGIAVLSSLLMLYSVLRIFIQAFWGEPPAGAVRRPYAVNGLLIPAGILFVFIIAMGVGAEGMFQLTSRAGDILLHPNVYIDAVLKE; encoded by the coding sequence ATGAATAATCTCGTTGTTCTGCCCATTCTACTGCCACTGATTACAGGGGTTATAGCCCTTCTATTCTTCCGGCGGGTAAACATCCAGCGGGTTGTGAGTGTTATTGGCCTTTTGCTGACCGCAGCTGCTTCAACTGTCCTGATTACCCAAGTGACACAGTCCGGCATACAGACGCTCAATATGGGAGGCTGGGAACCACCCTACGGTATTGTACTTGTTGCAGATATGGTATCGGCCTTGCTTGTCGTGGCCGCTTCGATTATTGCACTGGCGTGTCTGCTCTATGCCTTCCGCAGTGTGAATAAGGAACGGGAAGAACATCATTTTTACCCGTTCTTTCATTTCCTGATTGCAGGCGTGAACGGTTCCTTTCTTACCGGAGACCTGTTTAACCTGTTTGTCTGCTTTGAACTGATGCTCATCTCTTCTTATGCACTAATCGTATTGGGAGGTACGGAAAGACAACTACGAGAAACGATCAAGTATGTCTTGATTAACATTGTCTCTTCTGCACTATTTGTTGCCTCTATTGGTTTTCTCTACTCTATTACAGGCACATTAAACATGGCCGACTTGTCCAATCGGATCGCCGAAGTTGGACAGAGTGGAGTCATCACCCTGATCGCTGTCCTGTTCCTGATCGTATTCAGTATCAAGGCTGGACTGTTCCTGTTCTTCTGGTTATCCGGCTCTTACGCAGCCCCTCCGGCAGTGGTCACCGCCCTATTCGCCGGTTTGCTGACCAAAGTTGGCCTGTACGCCATTGTGCGAACATTCACACTGATTTTCTATCATGATCCGGATTTCTTCCATGCCCTTATCGGCTGGATGGCTGGAGCGACCATGGTACTCGGAGTAATCGGGGCGATTTCCTATCGTGACGTCAATAAAATACTGATCTACAACGTGATCGCAGGGGTGGGATTTGTAGCCTTCGGGATGGCTGCTGCCAGCCGTCCTGCACTGGAAGGTCTACTCTTCTACATGCTGCATGATATGCTCATCAAAACACTGCTATTCCTGCTCGGAGGCGCTCTGATCGCGGTCGCAGGCACCTCCAAACTCGACAATATGGGCGGGCTGATCCACCGCTACCCACTGCTTGGCTGGATGTTCTTCATCAGTGCACTTGCGCTGGCAGGCATTCCGCCGTTCAGTGGATTTCCTGGGAAATTGTTGCTGTTCGAAGGCGGGTTGCAGGCAGGTCTGTACGGACTGACAGGCATTGCCGTCCTTTCCAGCCTGCTGATGTTGTATTCGGTTCTTCGCATCTTCATCCAGGCGTTCTGGGGTGAACCGCCGGCAGGCGCAGTGAGAAGACCTTACGCCGTGAACGGCCTGCTCATCCCTGCCGGAATTCTGTTTGTGTTCATCATCGCGATGGGTGTGGGGGCTGAGGGTATGTTCCAACTGACCTCCCGCGCAGGCGACATTCTGCTGCATCCCAATGTATATATTGATGCAGTGTTGAAGGAGTAG
- a CDS encoding Na(+)/H(+) antiporter subunit F1, with protein sequence MLSSLLFISLLILSLAILGCLYRVLRGPSMADRITALDTIGINVIAIVAVLSMMLHTQAYLDIILLIGILAFLSTVAFARYIERGAVFKNEGDR encoded by the coding sequence ATGTTATCCTCACTGTTATTCATTTCCTTGCTTATTCTCTCCCTAGCGATCCTGGGTTGTCTGTACCGGGTACTGCGAGGACCCTCGATGGCCGACCGGATTACGGCACTGGATACGATCGGTATTAACGTCATTGCCATCGTTGCAGTTCTATCCATGATGCTTCATACCCAAGCTTATCTGGATATTATTCTGCTGATTGGCATTCTCGCTTTTCTAAGCACAGTTGCATTTGCACGATACATTGAACGGGGGGCGGTATTCAAAAATGAAGGAGATCGTTGA
- a CDS encoding Na(+)/H(+) antiporter subunit C translates to MEILMCVAVGILFAVAVFLILSRSLLRIVLGMSILTHGVHLLLITMSRLKTGAPPLLGEQAERYVDPLPQALILTSIVINFGLTAFFFVLSYRSYLKLKTDDMEEVRGRPYE, encoded by the coding sequence ATGGAAATATTGATGTGTGTGGCCGTTGGCATTTTGTTTGCAGTCGCCGTCTTTTTAATCTTATCGCGGAGCCTGCTCCGGATCGTGCTTGGCATGTCCATACTCACTCACGGGGTGCATCTGCTGCTGATTACGATGTCCCGTCTCAAAACTGGAGCACCACCGCTGCTTGGGGAGCAGGCTGAACGCTACGTTGATCCACTTCCCCAGGCGCTGATATTGACATCCATTGTTATTAATTTCGGACTTACCGCCTTTTTCTTTGTACTTTCCTATCGTTCCTATCTGAAGCTGAAAACAGACGATATGGAAGAAGTAAGGGGGCGTCCTTATGAATAA
- a CDS encoding Na+/H+ antiporter subunit E: MAFQIVLNLIIAFVWMFLNNEWNGVGFLTGYLLGLLLIGSMRRFFPQRFYIVRVWAIIKLIALLFKELVRASIEVIRQIVKPKLDIRPGIFTYQTQLSSDWEVTLLCLLISLTPGSLPLEISGNQRKLFIHALDIKDEKKMSDDIKNTFEKAIMEVTR; the protein is encoded by the coding sequence ATGGCCTTTCAGATTGTACTAAATCTGATCATTGCCTTTGTATGGATGTTTCTGAATAATGAGTGGAATGGGGTTGGCTTTCTCACGGGTTATCTGCTGGGTCTGCTATTGATTGGGAGCATGCGGCGATTCTTTCCACAACGCTTCTATATCGTTCGTGTCTGGGCAATCATCAAGCTGATTGCTTTGCTGTTCAAGGAACTGGTACGGGCCAGTATTGAAGTTATTCGCCAGATTGTAAAGCCGAAGCTTGATATTCGGCCCGGCATATTTACCTATCAGACACAGCTGTCCTCCGACTGGGAAGTTACACTCCTGTGCCTGCTCATCTCACTGACGCCAGGTTCTCTTCCACTTGAAATTTCGGGGAATCAACGCAAATTATTTATTCATGCATTGGATATCAAAGACGAAAAGAAAATGAGTGATGATATCAAAAATACGTTTGAAAAAGCCATTATGGAGGTGACACGATAA
- a CDS encoding Na+/H+ antiporter subunit A — MSLLHVAVILPFAAGIVLAMLHRFFRKIHMGWLVLLVPALLFVYFASLVPAVSQRNTVSGYIPWIPSLDIGFNLYLDGLSLLLTLLITGVGTLVVLYSIFYMDTKEALNRFYLYLLMFMGAMLGVVLSDNMIVLYGFWELTSITSFLLIAFHYKRKESTSGAQKSFLITVFGGFAMLAGFMLMYLMTGTFSIRATITEWGQIQDSALFLPALVLILIGAFTKSAQFPFHIWLPDAMEAPTPVSAYLHSATMVKAGLYVVARFTPIFGGQGLWFWLVTGVGLLTLCYGSFLAVKKNDLKAILAYSTISQLGLIMSLLGVGSAAIYFGYGESSAMYTVAITAALLHLFNHATFKAALFMVVGIVDHETGTRDIRKLGGLASFMPVTFTVALVGALAMAGIPPFNGFLSKELFFQAMVEVTHLRIFGLGSWSILLPVFAWLASVFTLIYALIIVFKTFLGRTRSEIPAEKLHEAPVGMLIPPVILGILVIIFGLFPNLLAGSLIEPAMAAVLPSLLNGNEHFDVHFSLWHGITPELIMTIGVIALGITLYKLLPRWRTIYEHYPQGLTINNMYHVVLDNLQHYARKWTEAYMNGSVRNYLVYIFSFTVALLVYAFFRSGENITWNFKGNAPFSFYEAVLLLALIASAVSIPFAKNRLSAVIMTGAVGYLVTLLFVLFRAPDLALTQMIVETVSVALFLLCFYHLPELQRGKSSRSYLSVNMIVAIAVGVVMTFVALAASGTASLESISDFFIQESYNLAGGKNVVNVLLVDFRGFDTLLEIMVLGVASLSIYSMINLNLEARDLGARLKFRKKEQTEETDEDTDDKADNTKKYGNRERSSSTWDTVPLQSNDVLLQTTTKVVVFIILTFALHLFFAGHHNPGGGFIGGLVTAAGLVLIALAFSTDTVRKALPIDFRTLTAIGLGIALLTGAGSFLFGVPFLSQTFGYFDLPILGETELATAMLFDLGVYLAVLGVTMNIILQIGEDR; from the coding sequence TTGAGCCTGCTTCATGTTGCTGTGATTCTGCCTTTTGCCGCTGGTATTGTACTTGCCATGCTGCATCGTTTCTTCCGTAAAATACATATGGGATGGCTGGTTTTACTTGTCCCGGCCCTATTATTTGTTTATTTTGCGAGCCTCGTACCCGCCGTGTCTCAGCGCAATACGGTATCTGGGTATATCCCCTGGATTCCGTCACTGGACATTGGATTTAATCTATATCTTGATGGTCTAAGTTTGCTGCTGACATTGTTAATCACCGGTGTAGGAACACTGGTGGTGCTCTACTCCATTTTCTACATGGATACCAAAGAAGCCTTAAACCGCTTTTATTTGTATCTACTGATGTTTATGGGAGCCATGCTTGGCGTGGTGCTGTCAGACAATATGATTGTGTTGTATGGATTCTGGGAGTTGACCAGTATTACGTCCTTTCTCCTGATCGCTTTTCACTACAAACGTAAAGAATCCACCTCAGGTGCACAGAAATCGTTCCTCATTACCGTATTTGGCGGATTCGCCATGCTTGCCGGATTCATGCTGATGTATCTCATGACAGGCACGTTCAGCATCCGTGCAACCATTACGGAATGGGGACAGATTCAGGATAGTGCACTATTCTTGCCCGCTCTTGTGCTGATTCTGATCGGTGCTTTTACGAAATCGGCGCAGTTCCCGTTCCACATATGGCTGCCTGACGCCATGGAAGCTCCAACACCGGTTAGCGCCTATCTGCATTCGGCAACCATGGTCAAGGCGGGACTGTATGTCGTCGCCCGGTTTACACCCATCTTTGGTGGACAGGGATTATGGTTCTGGCTTGTCACCGGGGTTGGACTGCTCACCCTGTGTTATGGATCATTCCTTGCCGTGAAAAAAAATGACCTTAAGGCGATCCTGGCCTACTCTACCATCTCACAGCTTGGTTTAATCATGTCCCTGCTCGGCGTTGGCTCGGCGGCCATCTATTTCGGATATGGCGAATCCTCCGCGATGTACACGGTTGCCATTACGGCAGCACTGCTTCATCTGTTCAATCACGCTACCTTCAAAGCGGCACTGTTCATGGTCGTAGGCATTGTGGATCATGAGACAGGCACGCGGGATATAAGGAAACTCGGCGGACTTGCTTCATTTATGCCTGTGACCTTTACGGTAGCGCTCGTCGGAGCACTCGCCATGGCCGGAATTCCGCCGTTTAACGGATTTCTGAGCAAGGAGCTGTTCTTCCAGGCTATGGTGGAAGTAACACACCTCCGCATCTTTGGACTCGGATCATGGAGCATACTCTTGCCTGTGTTCGCCTGGCTCGCAAGTGTGTTCACTCTGATCTATGCGCTTATTATTGTGTTCAAAACGTTCCTTGGTCGCACCCGCAGCGAGATCCCTGCCGAGAAGCTGCATGAAGCTCCCGTTGGCATGTTAATTCCTCCGGTTATTCTCGGGATACTCGTGATCATATTCGGTCTATTCCCGAATCTGCTGGCTGGATCATTAATTGAACCGGCGATGGCTGCTGTACTTCCATCACTGTTGAACGGAAATGAACACTTTGATGTTCACTTCTCTCTATGGCATGGCATCACACCAGAATTAATCATGACCATTGGTGTAATCGCCCTCGGTATTACATTGTACAAACTGCTGCCGCGCTGGAGAACGATTTATGAGCATTACCCACAAGGGTTAACGATAAACAATATGTACCATGTCGTACTCGATAACCTTCAGCATTATGCACGCAAATGGACGGAAGCCTATATGAATGGCTCGGTTCGTAACTACCTGGTATACATTTTCTCGTTCACCGTTGCATTGCTGGTTTATGCTTTTTTCCGCTCGGGGGAAAATATCACCTGGAATTTCAAGGGCAACGCCCCTTTTTCTTTCTATGAAGCAGTACTGCTCCTCGCACTGATTGCATCAGCGGTTTCGATCCCTTTTGCCAAGAACAGACTATCCGCAGTCATTATGACAGGCGCAGTGGGTTACCTCGTCACATTACTGTTCGTGCTGTTCCGAGCGCCGGATCTGGCATTGACCCAGATGATTGTCGAAACGGTATCCGTTGCACTGTTCCTGCTTTGCTTCTATCATCTGCCTGAACTGCAACGAGGCAAATCAAGCCGCAGCTATCTTAGTGTAAATATGATTGTTGCCATTGCCGTAGGCGTGGTCATGACCTTTGTTGCATTAGCTGCGAGCGGAACCGCGTCACTCGAGAGCATTTCGGACTTTTTCATTCAGGAAAGTTACAATCTGGCTGGCGGCAAAAATGTCGTCAACGTGTTGCTGGTGGACTTCCGTGGTTTTGATACCTTACTGGAGATTATGGTACTTGGGGTAGCTTCGTTGTCCATCTACTCCATGATTAATCTGAATCTTGAAGCGAGGGACCTTGGCGCAAGACTGAAATTCCGCAAGAAAGAACAGACTGAAGAAACGGATGAAGATACGGATGACAAAGCGGACAATACGAAAAAGTATGGCAACCGTGAACGTAGCTCATCAACCTGGGATACCGTACCACTGCAAAGCAACGATGTGTTGTTGCAAACAACGACCAAGGTTGTTGTCTTTATCATTCTGACCTTCGCGCTGCATCTGTTCTTCGCAGGACATCATAACCCGGGTGGCGGGTTCATTGGCGGTCTGGTGACCGCCGCTGGTCTCGTGTTAATTGCGCTGGCGTTCAGTACAGATACTGTACGTAAAGCGTTACCTATCGATTTTCGCACCTTGACAGCCATCGGGCTGGGCATTGCCTTATTGACTGGAGCAGGCTCGTTTTTGTTCGGCGTACCCTTCCTGAGTCAGACCTTTGGTTATTTCGATCTTCCGATACTCGGAGAAACAGAACTTGCAACCGCGATGCTGTTTGACCTCGGCGTATATCTCGCCGTCCTGGGAGTCACCATGAATATCATTCTACAGATCGGGGAGGATCGCTGA
- a CDS encoding GGDEF domain-containing protein: MLRAYWVVVLTHVVIQIGCFLFLDYDRTPEDFMIHVLFLPTLASAFAILIASWVERRFSSFSFYSMSVASTVIAWTIIRVNYDIRIILAICLLPIFASVLFFNKKRVWTVCLMQMIGYVIVLCDPAYRLYLSSFDMVSIPAFLIVGTYVAQLIVTSGVEVLDDLQASMLAKQDLIVRNAIMSKQSKTDGLTNLYNQSSFKDYYEKAFEYANNGMSLHLALIDIDNFKSINDTYGHRVGDTILERVSLIIQENITSSDIAARYGGEEFALLMFEQPFEQAYALVEQIRKKIARLVHLELEGQYITVSVGLKSYSAHLSKDKLFEEVDACLYAAKRTGKNKTMTSLDLV, from the coding sequence ATGCTTCGTGCTTACTGGGTCGTCGTATTAACGCATGTTGTCATTCAAATAGGCTGCTTTCTGTTTCTCGATTATGATCGCACTCCAGAAGATTTCATGATTCATGTATTATTTTTGCCTACATTAGCCAGCGCTTTCGCCATTCTGATCGCCAGTTGGGTGGAACGCCGTTTCAGTTCGTTCTCCTTCTATTCCATGTCCGTGGCCAGCACAGTGATTGCCTGGACCATCATACGTGTCAATTACGACATTCGCATTATACTGGCCATATGTCTGTTGCCGATCTTTGCTTCGGTACTGTTTTTCAACAAGAAACGGGTATGGACGGTATGCCTCATGCAGATGATTGGCTATGTCATCGTACTCTGCGACCCAGCCTATCGGCTGTACTTATCTTCGTTTGATATGGTTTCCATTCCGGCTTTTCTCATTGTAGGTACATATGTTGCACAATTGATTGTTACGAGCGGCGTCGAGGTACTGGATGATCTTCAGGCCAGTATGCTTGCCAAGCAGGATCTGATTGTGCGAAACGCAATTATGAGCAAGCAGTCCAAGACAGACGGGTTAACCAATCTGTATAATCAAAGCTCCTTTAAGGACTACTATGAAAAAGCGTTTGAGTATGCCAATAATGGCATGAGTCTACATTTAGCTCTGATTGATATTGACAACTTCAAGTCAATTAATGATACATATGGGCATCGGGTGGGAGACACCATTCTGGAGAGAGTCTCTCTGATCATTCAGGAGAACATCACATCAAGCGATATCGCGGCGCGTTATGGTGGAGAAGAATTTGCACTGTTAATGTTTGAGCAACCCTTCGAGCAGGCTTATGCCTTGGTGGAGCAGATCCGCAAGAAGATTGCTCGTCTCGTTCATCTGGAGCTTGAAGGGCAATATATTACGGTAAGTGTCGGACTTAAAAGCTACAGCGCTCATCTGTCCAAGGACAAGCTGTTTGAGGAAGTGGATGCATGTCTCTATGCCGCCAAACGAACGGGGAAAAATAAAACGATGACGTCCCTTGATTTGGTTTAA
- a CDS encoding sensor domain-containing diguanylate cyclase has translation MNDVEKSKLVSPLLEEVMSFKLKTVLTMTFAVLSLLVTLTIGYILSQKSSIAVETEIGHALISTASQTSDKLDRFMWSRSGELDLLGRMIALEDRFEPAEMQMLLNQLQDSFPTFSWVGFMNPEGKVLASTEGILRGENLSERPVYQEGIKGKFIGDVHDAVLLAKLLPNPTGEPLQFVDISFPVKYKNGEIAGVLAAHLSWAWAKEMEESVLEPLKHEEKDIEMFIVSQKENTVLLGPKEWIGRPLKLSGIEWARLNKSSWSIEEWPDGKEYVTGFATSQGHLDYPGLGWTVVIRQLKSAAFASVTDMLWFNVWAGLSVTVLFALIGWLISRQISAPIARLTQVANRLGAGEQVQIPENRGFREIEVLSRSLGDMLTSLTNKDSELVVMQNLAHYDQLTGLPNRTALELYLEESLEMESENHTLTFLYLDLDGFKSVNDTLGHQTGDVLLKKVAQRLTSLSHDMGITVRLGGDEFLIVLRSVGSNPREEARTYAEDIIQSLNKPFIIEYERIHIGCSIGGAEYPTNSGNPSEIIRMADEALYESKRAGKNRMTFYPELKNTVRE, from the coding sequence ATGAATGATGTTGAAAAAAGCAAGCTGGTTTCACCGTTATTGGAGGAAGTTATGTCATTCAAGCTTAAAACTGTTCTCACCATGACCTTCGCTGTGTTATCCCTGTTGGTTACACTCACGATTGGTTATATTCTAAGTCAAAAATCATCCATAGCTGTCGAAACGGAGATTGGTCATGCCCTCATCAGCACGGCTTCTCAGACTTCAGACAAGCTGGATCGCTTCATGTGGTCGCGTTCAGGAGAATTGGATCTTCTGGGCCGAATGATTGCTCTAGAGGACCGCTTCGAGCCTGCCGAAATGCAGATGCTGCTGAATCAGCTTCAAGATAGCTTTCCCACATTCTCATGGGTTGGATTCATGAATCCCGAAGGAAAAGTGCTGGCTTCCACAGAAGGCATATTGCGTGGTGAAAATTTATCGGAACGACCTGTGTATCAGGAGGGAATCAAGGGTAAATTTATCGGAGATGTCCATGATGCAGTCCTTCTGGCGAAGCTGCTTCCGAACCCAACCGGCGAACCACTGCAATTTGTTGATATCAGCTTTCCGGTGAAATACAAGAACGGAGAGATTGCTGGCGTGCTTGCCGCACATTTGAGCTGGGCCTGGGCGAAGGAAATGGAGGAAAGTGTCCTGGAGCCGCTGAAACATGAGGAAAAGGACATCGAGATGTTTATTGTCAGTCAAAAGGAAAATACGGTGCTGCTTGGTCCAAAAGAATGGATTGGTCGTCCTTTAAAGCTATCGGGCATTGAATGGGCAAGACTGAACAAAAGCAGCTGGTCCATAGAAGAATGGCCGGATGGAAAAGAATATGTAACAGGATTTGCTACTAGCCAAGGGCATTTGGACTATCCGGGTCTGGGGTGGACGGTGGTTATTCGTCAGCTCAAGTCAGCAGCGTTTGCTTCCGTGACCGACATGCTTTGGTTCAATGTGTGGGCAGGGCTCTCGGTTACGGTGCTATTTGCACTGATTGGCTGGCTGATCTCCCGCCAGATCTCGGCCCCGATTGCACGGCTAACTCAAGTGGCGAATCGGCTTGGTGCTGGAGAGCAAGTACAGATTCCAGAAAATCGAGGCTTTAGGGAAATCGAAGTACTGTCACGTTCACTGGGAGATATGTTGACTTCGCTAACGAATAAAGATTCGGAACTGGTTGTTATGCAGAATCTGGCCCATTACGACCAATTGACCGGACTACCGAACCGAACAGCGCTCGAGCTCTATCTGGAAGAATCCTTGGAGATGGAAAGTGAAAATCACACATTAACATTCCTTTACCTTGATCTGGATGGATTCAAAAGTGTGAATGATACGCTTGGGCATCAGACCGGAGATGTTCTGCTGAAGAAAGTGGCTCAGCGTTTGACCAGTCTCAGTCATGATATGGGCATCACGGTAAGGCTTGGTGGAGATGAGTTCCTCATTGTGCTTCGCTCTGTGGGAAGCAATCCAAGAGAAGAAGCTCGTACCTATGCAGAAGATATCATCCAGAGCCTGAATAAGCCGTTTATTATTGAATATGAGCGAATTCATATCGGCTGCAGCATTGGAGGAGCTGAGTATCCTACGAACAGTGGCAATCCGAGTGAAATTATCCGCATGGCAGATGAGGCGTTGTATGAATCGAAACGTGCGGGCAAAAATAGAATGACATTCTATCCAGAATTGAAGAACACAGTTAGAGAATAA